A region of Solanum dulcamara chromosome 7, daSolDulc1.2, whole genome shotgun sequence DNA encodes the following proteins:
- the LOC129895125 gene encoding F-box protein SKIP2-like: MGQSSSAHGFSPTESNYPHCNNAVPHHRCSGTEHSDEDDFPILQPCENRDYTDVLPDECLALIFQSLSSGDRKRCSLVCRRWLLVEGISRHRLSLNAKTEIVPDIPTIFSRFDSVTKLALRCDRRSVSINDEAFILISLRCVNLTRLKLRGCRDITDVGMACLAKNCQKLKKFSCGSCMFGAEGMNALLNNSISLEELSVKRLRCMNHSVSVEPISIGSTAACSLKSICLKELYNGQCFGPLIMGSKNLKTLKLLRCLGDWDRVLETIANRENHLVEIHLERVQVSDIGLGAISKFSDLEILHLVKAPECTDSGVVDVARHCKLLRKVHIDGWRTNRIGDVGLGAIAENSVNLKELVIMGLNPTVTSLLAIASNCQKLERLALCGSESIGDAEVTCIATKCMALKKLCIKGCEVTDEGIVSFAWGCPNLVKIKIKKCKNVTGEAADVLRSRRGSLAVNLDVEEVDVEAVDGSASDGGALEEGIEFPLIASTVPALGAGGVIDIDTPSTSNLGRSSASNSRIGFLGGRGLVACTFRRWSNGNGNGNSNENL, encoded by the coding sequence ATGGGCCAATCTTCCTCAGCTCACGGCTTCTCACCCACAGAGTCCAATTATCCCCACTGTAATAACGCTGTACCCCACCACCGTTGTTCCGGCACCGAACATTCCGATGAAGATGATTTCCCCATTTTACAACCCTGTGAAAACCGAGATTACACTGATGTTCTTCCTGACGAATGTTTAGCCCTAATTTTCCAGTCCTTAAGCTCCGGTGACCGGAAAAGATGTTCCCTTGTCTGCCGGAGATGGCTTCTGGTTGAAGGGATTAGCCGTCACCGACTTTCTCTCAATGCAAAAACTGAAATCGTACCGGATATACCCACCATCTTCTCTCGTTTCGATTCCGTCACTAAACTCGCTCTCCGATGTGATCGAAGATCGGTAAGCATCAACGATgaagctttcatccttatctccCTCCGTTGCGTTAACCTCACGCGCTTAAAGCTTCGTGGCTGCCGTGATATCACCGATGTGGGAATGGCTTGTTTGGCAAAGAATTGTCAGAAGTTGAAAAAATTCTCTTGTGGGTCTTGTATGTTTGGAGCTGAAGGTATGAATGCTTTGCTTAATAACAGCATTTCCCTTGAAGAACTCTCTGTCAAACGTTTACGGTGTATGAATCATAGTGTATCTGTTGAACCGATTAGCATTGGATCTACTGCTGCTTGTTCGCTTAAATCTATATGTTTAAAAGAGCTTTATAATGGACAATGTTTTGGACCTTTGATCATGGGATCGAAgaatttgaagactttgaagttATTGCGATGTTTGGGTGATTGGGATAGGGTCTTGGAGACGATTGCAAATAGGGAAAATCATTTAGTTGAGATTCATTTAGAGAGAGTTCAAGTGAGTGACATTGGACTTGGTGCGATATCCAAGTTTTCGGACTTGGAGATTCTTCATTTGGTGAAAGCTCCTGAATGTACAGATTCTGGAGTTGTTGATGTGGCTAGACATTGTAAGTTGTTGAGGAAGGTTCATATTGATGGATGGAGGACGAATCGAATAGGTGATGTTGGTTTGGGTGCTATCGCTGAGAATAGTGTAAACCTCAAGGAATTGGTAATTATGGGTTTGAATCCTACTGTGACTAGTTTATTGGCAATTGCTTCTAATTGTCAAAAGTTAGAAAGATTAGCACTTTGTGGTAGTGAGAGTATTGGGGATGCTGAAGTAACTTGTATTGCTACAAAATGTATGGCTTTGAAGAAGCTTTGTATTAAGGGATGTGAGGTAACAGATGAAGGGATTGTGTCTTTTGCGTGGGGATGTCCTAATTTGGTGAAAATTAAGATTAAGAAGTGCAAGAACGTAACTGGTGAAGCTGCAGATGTGTTGAGATCAAGGAGGGGATCTCTAGCGGTGAATCTTGATGTTGAGGAAGTTGATGTGGAGGCTGTAGATGGTAGCGCAAGTGATGGTGGAGCATTAGAAGAAGGCATAGAGTTTCCACTGATTGCAAGTACTGTTCCCGCCCTTGGTGCTGGTGGTGTCATTGATATTGATACCCCATCCACCAGTAATTTAGGTCGATCATCGGCATCTAATTCAAGAATTGGTTTTCTTGGAGGAAGGGGCTTAGTGGCTTGCACTTTCCGCAGGTGGTCAAATGGTAATGGTAATGGTAATTCCAATGAGAACTTATGA
- the LOC129895127 gene encoding cysteine proteinase COT44-like isoform X1, translating to MSILVITTLLLIFFAYLTYANDMSYDDNNNTNNIGKLTHGATDEEVKGIYEIWLAEQGKIYNGIGEQGKRFKIFKDNLRFIEEHNNSENQTYVLGLNRFADLTNEEYRTKFLGTRSDARRRLVKSKNPSHRYVFGASNRVPESVDWRKKGAVAPIKDQGSCGSCWAFSTVAAVEGINQIATGKMITLSEQELVDCDTMYNDGCNGGLMDYAFQFIISNGGIDTETHYPYKGIDHKCDLVRKNAKVVSIDDYEDVPANEKALQKAVVHQPISVAIEASGRAFQLYSSGIFSGKCGTQLDHGVVVVGYGMENGVDYWIVRNSWGTNWGEDGYIKIERNVKDTNSGKCGIAMEASYPVKNGINKITDGDEGIISSI from the exons ATGTCTATACTTGTAATAACCACTCTTCTCCTCATTTTCTTTGCATACTTAACCTATGCAAATGACATGTCTTACGACGataacaacaacaccaataatATTGGAAAATTGACACATGGGGCGACCGATGAGGAGGTAAAAGGTATATATGAAATATGGTTGGCGGAGCAAGGGAAAATATATAATGGGATAGGAGAACAGGGAAAaagattcaaaatttttaaagatAATTTGAGATTCATCGAGGAACATAACAACTCGGAGAACCAGACGTATGTGCTAGGATTGAACCGATTTGCTGATCTCACGAACGAGGAATACAGGACCAAGTTTTTGGGCACGAGGAGTGATGCTAGACGCCGCCTAGTCAAGTCCAAGAACCCTAGCCATCGTTATGTTTTTGGGGCTAGCAATAGGGTACCAGAATCTGTTGATTGGAGGAAGAAAGGCGCAGTTGCTCCTATTAAGGACCAAGGCAGTTGTG GAAGTTGTTGGGCCTTCTCAACAGTGGCTGCAGTAGAAGGCATAAACCAGATAGCAACAGGAAAAATGATCACACTATCTGAGCAAGAATTAGTAGATTGTGACACAATGTATAATGATGGTTGCAATGGTGGCCTAATGGATTATGCTTTTCAATTTATTATTTCCAATGGTGGTATTGACACTGAAACTCACTATCCCTACAAGGGCATCGACCACAAATGTGATCTTGTTCGG AAGAATGCAAAGGTTGTGAGCATAGATGATTACGAAGACGTGCCAGCAAATGAAAAAGCACTTCAGAAGGCTGTGGTACATCAACCTATTAGCGTAGCCATTGAAGCTTCCGGCAGGGCTTTTCAGCTTTACTCCTCG GGCATATTTAGTGGGAAATGCGGAACGCAATTGGACCATGGTGTGGTGGTGGTTGGCTATGGCATGGAAAACGGAGTGGACTATTGGATTGTGAGGAACTCATGGGGCACTAATTGGGGCGAAGACGGGTACATCAAAATAGAGAGAAATGTAAAAGACACAAATTCTGGCAAATGTGGAATTGCTATGGAGGCTTCTTATCCAGTTAAGAATGGCATAAACAAAATTACTGATGGAGATGAGGGGATTATAAGCAGTATCTGA
- the LOC129895512 gene encoding SUMO-conjugating enzyme SCE1 has protein sequence MSAGIARGRLAEERKAWRKNHPHGFVAKPETLPDGSVNLMVWHCSIPGKTGTDWEGGCYPVTIHFSEDYPSKPPKCKFPQGFFHPNVYPSGTVCLSILNEDSGWRPAITVKQILVGIQDLLDQPNPADPAQTEGYHLFIQDAIEYKKRVKLQAKQYPPLV, from the exons ATGTCTGCCGGTATAGCTCGTGGCCGTCTTGCTGAGGAACGCAAAGCTTGGCGCAAGAATCACCCCCAT GGGTTTGTGGCTAAACCTGAGACACTTCCAGATGGGTCTGTGAACTTGATGGTGTGGCACTGCTCTATTCCTGGTAAAACAGGG ACGGATTGGGAGGGTGGCTGTTATCCAGTTACGATTCACTTCAGTGAAGATTATCCTAGCAAACCACCAAAGTGCAAATTCCCGCAAGGTTTCTTCCATCCGAATGTGTATCCATCAGGAACAGTTTGCTTGTCGATCCTCAATGAAGACAGT GGGTGGAGACCAGCCATTACAGTGAAACAGATACTAGTTGGCATCCAAGACCTGTTAGATCAGCCAAACCCTGCTGATCCTGCTCAAACTGAAGGGTATCATCTCTTTATTCAG GATGCTATTGAGTACAAGAAGCGGGTTAAGCTGCAGGCCAAGCAATATCCACCTCTGGTGTAA
- the LOC129895127 gene encoding zingipain-2-like isoform X2, translating into MSILVITTLLLIFFAYLTYANDMSYDDNNNTNNIGKLTHGATDEEVKGIYEIWLAEQGKIYNGIGEQGKRFKIFKDNLRFIEEHNNSENQTYVLGLNRFADLTNEEYRTKFLGTRSDARRRLVKSKNPSHRYVFGASNRVPESVDWRKKGAVAPIKDQGSCGSCWAFSTVAAVEGINQIATGKMITLSEQELVDCDTMYNDGCNGGLMDYAFQFIISNGGIDTETHYPYKGIDHKCDLVRNAKVVSIDDYEDVPANEKALQKAVVHQPISVAIEASGRAFQLYSSGIFSGKCGTQLDHGVVVVGYGMENGVDYWIVRNSWGTNWGEDGYIKIERNVKDTNSGKCGIAMEASYPVKNGINKITDGDEGIISSI; encoded by the exons ATGTCTATACTTGTAATAACCACTCTTCTCCTCATTTTCTTTGCATACTTAACCTATGCAAATGACATGTCTTACGACGataacaacaacaccaataatATTGGAAAATTGACACATGGGGCGACCGATGAGGAGGTAAAAGGTATATATGAAATATGGTTGGCGGAGCAAGGGAAAATATATAATGGGATAGGAGAACAGGGAAAaagattcaaaatttttaaagatAATTTGAGATTCATCGAGGAACATAACAACTCGGAGAACCAGACGTATGTGCTAGGATTGAACCGATTTGCTGATCTCACGAACGAGGAATACAGGACCAAGTTTTTGGGCACGAGGAGTGATGCTAGACGCCGCCTAGTCAAGTCCAAGAACCCTAGCCATCGTTATGTTTTTGGGGCTAGCAATAGGGTACCAGAATCTGTTGATTGGAGGAAGAAAGGCGCAGTTGCTCCTATTAAGGACCAAGGCAGTTGTG GAAGTTGTTGGGCCTTCTCAACAGTGGCTGCAGTAGAAGGCATAAACCAGATAGCAACAGGAAAAATGATCACACTATCTGAGCAAGAATTAGTAGATTGTGACACAATGTATAATGATGGTTGCAATGGTGGCCTAATGGATTATGCTTTTCAATTTATTATTTCCAATGGTGGTATTGACACTGAAACTCACTATCCCTACAAGGGCATCGACCACAAATGTGATCTTGTTCGG AATGCAAAGGTTGTGAGCATAGATGATTACGAAGACGTGCCAGCAAATGAAAAAGCACTTCAGAAGGCTGTGGTACATCAACCTATTAGCGTAGCCATTGAAGCTTCCGGCAGGGCTTTTCAGCTTTACTCCTCG GGCATATTTAGTGGGAAATGCGGAACGCAATTGGACCATGGTGTGGTGGTGGTTGGCTATGGCATGGAAAACGGAGTGGACTATTGGATTGTGAGGAACTCATGGGGCACTAATTGGGGCGAAGACGGGTACATCAAAATAGAGAGAAATGTAAAAGACACAAATTCTGGCAAATGTGGAATTGCTATGGAGGCTTCTTATCCAGTTAAGAATGGCATAAACAAAATTACTGATGGAGATGAGGGGATTATAAGCAGTATCTGA